GAGTGCCATTTGTAATAAATCAGTCTCTGTCATTTATAACCTACCGCCTTATTAATTTTATTGGTAGTATCATTGTTGACAGATTTAACCCATGCTAAACTGCGATGAACCATTTTTTTGAGGGACTGCCCAGTTGTTAGTCTTTGTCCGGATCTTTGTAAATTCTTTTGCCTGTTCTATATTCCGAGTTAAATAGAAACCAGGTCCAAAATCCACACCAGCTCCCTTACGTTTCGTTATTATTATTTCTTTTGAAATCAGTTCGGCGTAAAGATTGTTTGTACCATGGAAGAAAAAAGTAGTGGGTTGAAATTCCACTTCAGGCAAATAAATTCGCTCCTATTATTTAATATTGTTAATTTTAATGAAGCTGATAGAAGTGCTAGAAAAAGAGATTTTGAAAATGAAAAATTACAATATACTGCAGAGATCATGGTGGAGTATCTAAGAAGAAATTGATAATGCACTAGCTTTACTTAATAAAGCTACTGGTAAAGAACTTTATATTGGTACAAAAAGAGCTCCTCAATCGAAAGTGGGGTTTGTTCAATCTATGCAAGAAAATCTTCAATTTTTGTACGATAAAAAATATTTAACAAGTCGAGAGAAAGTTTTTTTTAATGGATATAACACCTTATATTGCTTTTTCAAGTAATTGTATTGTTCTTGATATTAAAGATAAAAATCCTGTGCCAGCAAATATTTCTGAAATTGCTAAATTAATTGGTGCAGCTAGACAGAATACAAGTCCAGTTATTAATTCTTTAGTGAAAAAGGGGCTTCTTTTTAAAGGGGAATCAGGCATTGAAGGAAATAATGCTAAGGCTTACGCTGTTTTTGTAAATCCTCATATTCTCTATGCAGGAGATAAAGATAATGTAAATGAAGCATTACAAGTTATGTTTCATAAAGCTATGAAAATGAAAGTTTTGAAGGATTTACCTGATAAATTATTTTAAAAATTTAGCTATAGTTATCAAATTGATAACTATGGCTTTTTTTATTTTTAAAAGCATTTCGTGTGTCATATTTTTATGACAGACGAAAAGTACGAAAAACCTTGATATAACAATGTTTATAACACTTTTAAAACTCTCTTTCTTCTCACTCTATTTAACCCCAATTGACTCAAAATCTGATACATGGTATAAAATGAGTAAGTGATTACTCACCCTATTTTCCAAGGAGGGATACCCATGAAAGAAACGATCACGATCATGAAGGTTAGCAAAAGTTTTGGGAAAAAGATGGTACTTGATGAAATTGATTTAACGATTAAAGAAGGACATATTTATGGATTCATAGGTCCTTCAGGTGCAGGAAAAACCACCCTTGTCAAAATGATGGTTGGAATGGATAAACCAGATAGTGGGACGATCTATGTTTTAAATGAAAAGGTGCCCAATTTGAAATTATTACAAGAAATTGGCTATATGGCACAATCCGATGCCTTATACACCGAGCTTACAGGAAAAGAGAACCTCACCTTTTTCGCTTCTCTTTATAAACTGAGCAAAACAGAGATAAAGGAACGAATAGCCTATGCAGCAAACATAGTGAATCTTACAGAAGATCTTTCAAAAAAAGTTGCCGCATACTCAGGTGGAATGAAACGACGTTTGTCACTGGCGATTGCTTTAATACAAAATCCAAAAATACTTATTTTAGATGAACCAACTGTAGGCATCGACCCAGAATTAAGATTTAGTATTTGGAACGAATTATATCGGTTGAAGCAAGAAGAAGGAAAAACGATTATTGTAACCACTCATGTGATGGATGAAGCTGAAAGATGTGATTATATTGCAATGGTAAGAGACGGGTCGATCATTGCAAGAGGTACCCCCCAAGAACTGAAAAATATATATCATGCGAGTAACTTTGATGAAGTATTCCTGAATGCGGGGAGGGAACGTTCATGAGAACAACTGCATTAGTTAGACGAATCATCCAACAAATATTCAGGGATAAACGAACTCTAGCATTATTATTCATCGCTCCTTTATTCATCTTGACCCTTATGTATTTGGTCTTCAATGGTGAAACGGTTGAGCCAACAATCGGTGTGGAGAACGTGAATCAACAAACCGTCGACCAGTTAGAAAAGTCAAATATTCATGTGAAATCATTTGAAAATATTACGGATACTAAGGAGACAATCATTGAACAGGATCTAGATGGGTTTCTCAAAGTAGAGAAAGATCAAACAACGTTAATACTGCTTAATAGTGACCCTTCTTTAGGGAAGAACTTACAAATGAAAATAAACCAAATCATTCAGACAAAACTCCCCCCACCTTTCCCTGAAGAAAAGGAATTGAAAATGAATACACAAACAAACGATATTTATAAAACGGAGTATATTTATGGAAGTAGTGACACCAAATATTTCGATGTGTTTAGTCCGATCTTAATTGGATTTTTCGTATTCTTCTTTGTGTTCCTTATTTCCGGTATTGGATTATTAAAAGAACGAACAACGGGTACGTTAGAACGCTTAATGGTGACTCCTATTCGTAGGGGCGAAATCGTAACCGCCTATTTAGTCGGGTTCGGAATATTTGCCGTATTACAAACAGTTATTATTGTCCTTTTTTCCATTCACGTATTGGATATCATTTTAGTTGGTTCCATATGGAATGTGATTCTGATCAACTTAATCTTAGCTTTAGTGGATTTATCATTAGGGATTCTTTTATCTTCCTTTGCAGCATCTGAATTTCAAATGGTACAGTTTATCCCTATCGCTGTTGTTCCGCAAATCTTCTTTTCAGGGATCTTTCCACTTGAAAGCATGCCAGATTGGCTGCAAGTGCTCGCAAAAGTCATGCCCCTATATTATGCAGGAGATGCTCTAACAGGAGTGATGTATAAAGGGTGGGGATTAGAAGATATAAGCGGTGACCTGTATATATTGATCATATTTGCTACTATCTTTATCATTTTAAACTTATTTGCTCTGAAAAAATATCGTAAAATATAGTCATAATCTCATGAAAGTGGTGGAATGATTGTCTACAGGAAAATTACTGGATGCGATGATGGCCCAAGCAAGCAAGCCAAAGAAACAAACGGTGAAACAACAAAGAATTGTGGAGACAGCCATCAAAATGTTTGCCGAAAAGGGTTATGCCAATACCTCAACAGCTGAAATAGCCAAAAACGCGGAAGTATCTGAAGGAACTATTTTTAAACATTACGGGACGAAAGACCATTTATTGCTTTCCATCATTGTTCCTTATTTAAAAGAATTTTTTCCTTCTATGGCGGACGAAGTTTTCCATGAAATCATGTCTGAAAACGTCGCTACATTTGAACATTTTTTACATGCCCTATTAAGAAACCGAATTCAATTTATATCTGAAAACAAAGAAATATTTCAAGTCGTTGTGAAAGAGATTTTTTATAAAGATGAGTTAAAAAATGAACTCCTTCCTTACTTCGCTGAAAATATTATCATACGAATTAATAAAGTGATTGAGTTCTATAAGGAACGTGGGGAATTAATCGACATCCCCAACGAACGAATTCAAAAGATGTTATTCACATTCATTGGAGGGTTCTTTGTCTCTCGCTTTGTTTTATTGAATAACTACACCGTCAGTGAAGTTGAAATCAAAGATGCCATCCACTTTGTCCTGGATGGCATCCGCAAGCGATAACGTTCAATCAGTGGGAGCGGAAAGAGCCCCACTGATTCTGTATTTATTTAGGTCCCTTTTGTTTTAATAAAAATAAAGCGAGGCCGATTAAGATGAGGGTGATTCCCATAGCTTGCTGAGAAGTAATGACTTCACCCAAGATAAAATAGGCTAAAATACAAGTTCCGATCGTTTCCCCTAGTATACTCATAGAAATAACAGATGTATTCAGCCACTTCAGAAGCCAATTGAAGATCGTTTGTCCCAAAATCGTTGCAATAAAAGCGAGACCAATAAAGGACCACCATGTTTGTGCAGAATAATCGACAAAAGCAACTTGCTGGCATAAAGCAATAATACTCAAAAAAACCGCACTACTCGCATAGCCAATAATAGAATATGGTACAAGAGATAGACTTTTGCGAACATGTTGTCCTACAAAAAAGTAAGCTGTAATCACACCTGCTGCAATAAAAGCAAGGATATCACCAAATAACGCCTGGCCACTTATTTGAAAATCCTGCCAGCCAATGACAATACTTCCCGTAATGGCTACGAGACAACCTACGATCGCCCCTCTGCTAAAACGCTCCTTAAATAAAAAATAGCCCCCAGCCATTGAAAACAGTGGCTGTAATGTCACGATGACTGTCGAACTTGCCACTGAAGTGTAATTTAATGATTCGAACCATAAAACATAATGGGTTGCGAGAAACATCCCCGATAATAACCCGAAGCCCCATTGCTTTAATGACAACGAGCGTAATTCTCGCCAATTCTCTTTATATAAGAATAAAAAGGGCAAAAGCATGACGGCGGCAAAAAACATCCGATAGAATGCTGTAATAGCCGCAGGCGCATCAGCCAGTTTAACAAAGATAGCGGAAGTAGATAAGGCAAAGACCCCAAAAAATAAAATAATGTAAGAAATAAGTGGCGATTTCAATTCTGTTCCTCCTGGATGCAATTCTACAACTATAGTAATATATGTCATGAATGATTAAAATAGGATCTATCTTTTTCATCATACTCGATCAACATATTAATAGAAAGGGAGAGTTCATTTAAATATAGACACCTCAAAAAATAAAAGCATCTCCACTCACATGTGAAAACGCTCCTTACTAACTTATGTGATTTTTGGAAAAATCCCGTTCGTTATTTTTTGTAATACCCAATTCAAAGTAATGATTAATGGCCTAAGAACGACAATGACTACGGCAAAGCGAATAATAAAAATGAGAAGTCCATTTTGAAAAGGAGCCGTTAATAATCGACCACCATAATAGATAAAAGCTGCAGATATAAGCGTCGTGATTGCATAAGAAATGAAAATACCTATTTTTTGGATGGCGGTCATTTTCGCAAGCACATCCCTATATTTATTCGTAAAATAAATGACGACACCAATACAAGAAATAGCTGAAAGTATACTGTCCATTAAAAGCCTCCCTGCTTTCCGATATTACGCTAACTCTTAAACAAGGAAACATTCAATCTTAAAATTCAATGGATTCCTCTAAACTTAGACACAATGGCAAAATGGTTAGAAAAAGAGAGCCACCTCCCCTCTTCTAGAGTTACTATTTACCCAGTTTTAGTATAGTTTTTTTCAATTTTATTACAGAAGCATATGTATATCAAGGGGGAAGGCTGTTCAGTGCTATTTCTGTGTTGCGTAGTATTTTCAAATATACAAACGATAAATTAAAAGAACATCGTAAAGTCTTTGATACAGTTTCTGATGAAAAAAATAGGTGAAAGTAGATATAGATTATTTAAGTTGCAAAACCGGTAGACATGATACTGAAATAAATAAAATCATGAAGAAGCTTAGAATTTAAAGATTTGGAAATAATCCCACTACCGTTTAAAATCGACTAGTCATTTTTAGGCTTGATTGGGGAGATTTCTTCAGTATTCAAGATAGGCAATGACATTTTTGTCGTCATCAGGGATTCAAATTCAAAATGGGTTAGCTACAATAATTGTTATTTGTCTAAGCAAAGTTACATTTATTGAAAGTAATTGACAGATGTTTTCTGAATACATTGCCAATTTACTCCATTCTTGTTCCTCAGGAAAATCCCCCATATATTTACCCCACTTATTGCAAAATTTACTTAATCCCAATCCAATATATACAAGGTCGGAATTACTTTTAAAAAATATCCTAAAATGAATGAAATTGATTGTTATTATCAATAATATAAGTATGAAAGGGATAACCCCCCAAGGCTATCCCAAAGAAAATTAAGCTTCTGGTGCAAATGTTTTGCAATCGGTTTCTTCACTATTAGATGCTTGTTTGCCTTTTTGACTAACTACATAAATAGCATCTGCATTGCATTTGTTTCCATTGCCCCAATAGGTACAGTTGTTTACTTCACAAAGCACATCTTTAGCCATGGTATCACACCTCCTTCACCTGTATTATCATTAACAATTTGGAGGTGATTGATACTAAGTCTTTTATTTTAAACGCCAACCAGGAAAGGCTCCAACATTTCCCCTGATAAAATGGTTATCTGCTAGGTTCAATGTGAACCATCTTGCAAGCACGCCAAACCTCAACTTCTTTCCTTGGATCAATTAGCCTCGCTTAGTAAAAATAAACGACATGAAAAAACCGATACTCATCATTTAGTATCGGTTTAATTTTTTTAAATTTGCAATTTAGTTACTTTGATCAAAATCCGGTGCGACCGCTTTTCTAATGAATAAGGAAATGAAGAATGCCCCAATACATAAAGCTAGTGCAAACCAATAAGCGTGGTGCACGCCTTGCGTCATCGCTTCATTCATTAGTTTCTCTGTAATCGGTCCTGATTGCTCATTTATATAGCTATCTTGGCCTTTACTCATGATACTTACAAAAATTGAAACCCCAAGTGCTCCTCCAATAGGTTGTAGTGTGTTGCCGATAGCTGTTCCATGTGGATATAATTTCTTCGGCAGTTCATTCAACGCATTTGTATTGGCAGGCATCATGATTGCTGAAATAGACAGCATCAATATGATATAGACAAGGATGAATGACAAAATATGCATAGAAGGGCTAATATTACTAAAGAATATCATAACCCCGACTAAAACGATTGTCCCGGGAATCATCAACTTTCTAGGTCCTAATTTATCAAATAAAGTACCCATTACAGGTGACATCAAACCGTTCAATAATGCACCAGGTAAAAGCAATAATCCGGCCAACTTCGCAGAATATCCAAGTGGTCCTTGCAAATACATAGGCATCACGATTTCGGAAGCGAACATGGCCATGATGACAATAACAAAGAGACTGATCCCCAGTGCATAATTTTTATATTTGAAGACACGTACATCCAACAATGGCTCTTCCAATTTCAACTGACGTAGGACAAATAACAGAAGGCTGAGTAAACTGATCGAGATAATCGAAAGAATTCTTATCGATGAAAAACCTTCTGGATCTTCTCCAACACTGCTGAATCCGTAAACAATTCCCCCTATCCCGATTGTGGACAGGATGATCGATAGGATATCGACTTTTGGACGTGTAATTTCCCCAACGTTTTGCAAATATTTCAATGCAAAAAGAATTGAAAACAGAGCGAAAGGAATGACGGAAATGAATAACCAACGCCAACCTAATAAATC
Above is a window of Oikeobacillus pervagus DNA encoding:
- a CDS encoding MarR family transcriptional regulator, producing MDITPYIAFSSNCIVLDIKDKNPVPANISEIAKLIGAARQNTSPVINSLVKKGLLFKGESGIEGNNAKAYAVFVNPHILYAGDKDNVNEALQVMFHKAMKMKVLKDLPDKLF
- a CDS encoding ABC transporter ATP-binding protein, translating into MKETITIMKVSKSFGKKMVLDEIDLTIKEGHIYGFIGPSGAGKTTLVKMMVGMDKPDSGTIYVLNEKVPNLKLLQEIGYMAQSDALYTELTGKENLTFFASLYKLSKTEIKERIAYAANIVNLTEDLSKKVAAYSGGMKRRLSLAIALIQNPKILILDEPTVGIDPELRFSIWNELYRLKQEEGKTIIVTTHVMDEAERCDYIAMVRDGSIIARGTPQELKNIYHASNFDEVFLNAGRERS
- a CDS encoding ABC transporter permease, yielding MRTTALVRRIIQQIFRDKRTLALLFIAPLFILTLMYLVFNGETVEPTIGVENVNQQTVDQLEKSNIHVKSFENITDTKETIIEQDLDGFLKVEKDQTTLILLNSDPSLGKNLQMKINQIIQTKLPPPFPEEKELKMNTQTNDIYKTEYIYGSSDTKYFDVFSPILIGFFVFFFVFLISGIGLLKERTTGTLERLMVTPIRRGEIVTAYLVGFGIFAVLQTVIIVLFSIHVLDIILVGSIWNVILINLILALVDLSLGILLSSFAASEFQMVQFIPIAVVPQIFFSGIFPLESMPDWLQVLAKVMPLYYAGDALTGVMYKGWGLEDISGDLYILIIFATIFIILNLFALKKYRKI
- a CDS encoding TetR/AcrR family transcriptional regulator; amino-acid sequence: MSTGKLLDAMMAQASKPKKQTVKQQRIVETAIKMFAEKGYANTSTAEIAKNAEVSEGTIFKHYGTKDHLLLSIIVPYLKEFFPSMADEVFHEIMSENVATFEHFLHALLRNRIQFISENKEIFQVVVKEIFYKDELKNELLPYFAENIIIRINKVIEFYKERGELIDIPNERIQKMLFTFIGGFFVSRFVLLNNYTVSEVEIKDAIHFVLDGIRKR
- a CDS encoding DMT family transporter, whose protein sequence is MKSPLISYIILFFGVFALSTSAIFVKLADAPAAITAFYRMFFAAVMLLPFLFLYKENWRELRSLSLKQWGFGLLSGMFLATHYVLWFESLNYTSVASSTVIVTLQPLFSMAGGYFLFKERFSRGAIVGCLVAITGSIVIGWQDFQISGQALFGDILAFIAAGVITAYFFVGQHVRKSLSLVPYSIIGYASSAVFLSIIALCQQVAFVDYSAQTWWSFIGLAFIATILGQTIFNWLLKWLNTSVISMSILGETIGTCILAYFILGEVITSQQAMGITLILIGLALFLLKQKGPK
- a CDS encoding DUF1540 domain-containing protein; protein product: MAKDVLCEVNNCTYWGNGNKCNADAIYVVSQKGKQASNSEETDCKTFAPEA
- a CDS encoding MDR family MFS transporter produces the protein MDSKINTRVVMITFMIGAFFAILNETLLNIALTELMDVFDVDAPTVQWMATGFMLVMGVLMPISALLIQWFTTRQMFIGVMTIFLIGTTIAACAANFPMLLTGRMIQAVGTGLLIPVIMNALLFMYRPEVRGKVMGTFGLVIMFAPALGPTLSGVIVDLLGWRWLFISVIPFALFSILFALKYLQNVGEITRPKVDILSIILSTIGIGGIVYGFSSVGEDPEGFSSIRILSIISISLLSLLLFVLRQLKLEEPLLDVRVFKYKNYALGISLFVIVIMAMFASEIVMPMYLQGPLGYSAKLAGLLLLPGALLNGLMSPVMGTLFDKLGPRKLMIPGTIVLVGVMIFFSNISPSMHILSFILVYIILMLSISAIMMPANTNALNELPKKLYPHGTAIGNTLQPIGGALGVSIFVSIMSKGQDSYINEQSGPITEKLMNEAMTQGVHHAYWFALALCIGAFFISLFIRKAVAPDFDQSN